One genomic region from Yersinia canariae encodes:
- the mrdB gene encoding peptidoglycan glycosyltransferase MrdB (rod shape-determining protein RodA), protein MTDNQQKGSLWYKMHIDLPFLLCVLALLAYSAFVMWSASGQDMGMMERKVGQIAMGLVVMLVMAQIPPRVYESWAPYLYFVCVILLVLVDAFGQISKGAQRWLDLGFIRFQPSEIAKIAVPLMVARFMNRDVCPPSLKNTGIALILIFMPTLLVAAQPDLGTSILIAASGLFVLFLSGMSWRLIAIAAILVAAFIPILWFFLMHGYQRDRVMMLLDPESDPLGAGYHIIQSKIAIGSGGLSGKGWLHGTQSQLEFLPERHTDFIFAVLAEELGLIGVLVLLALYLCLIMRGLVIAAHAQTTFGRVMVGGLMLILFVYVFVNIGMVSGILPVVGVPLPLVSYGGSALIVLMAGFGIVMSIHTHRKMLSKNL, encoded by the coding sequence ATGACTGATAATCAACAAAAAGGCTCTTTGTGGTACAAAATGCACATTGACCTGCCGTTTCTGCTTTGCGTACTGGCGCTGCTGGCTTATAGCGCCTTCGTGATGTGGAGCGCCAGCGGGCAAGACATGGGCATGATGGAACGCAAGGTCGGCCAAATTGCGATGGGCCTGGTTGTGATGCTGGTCATGGCGCAAATTCCGCCCCGCGTCTATGAAAGCTGGGCACCTTATCTCTATTTCGTCTGTGTTATTTTACTGGTCTTGGTTGATGCATTTGGTCAAATCAGTAAAGGGGCCCAGCGCTGGCTAGATTTGGGTTTTATTCGCTTCCAACCCTCTGAAATTGCAAAAATTGCGGTTCCCTTAATGGTCGCGCGCTTTATGAACCGCGACGTCTGCCCTCCGTCATTGAAAAATACCGGTATCGCGCTGATTTTAATCTTTATGCCAACCTTATTGGTGGCCGCACAACCGGATCTGGGCACCTCTATCTTGATAGCGGCCTCTGGATTATTCGTTTTGTTCCTTTCCGGCATGAGCTGGCGCTTAATTGCTATCGCGGCTATTTTGGTTGCTGCATTTATTCCTATACTCTGGTTCTTCCTGATGCATGGCTATCAGCGGGATCGTGTCATGATGCTGCTGGATCCCGAAAGCGACCCGCTAGGGGCCGGTTATCATATTATTCAGTCTAAAATTGCTATTGGTTCCGGCGGGTTATCAGGCAAAGGCTGGCTTCACGGAACTCAGTCACAATTAGAATTCCTACCCGAGCGCCACACAGACTTCATCTTTGCCGTGCTGGCAGAAGAGTTAGGTTTAATTGGCGTACTGGTGTTATTAGCCCTCTATCTTTGTCTGATTATGCGCGGTTTAGTGATTGCTGCCCATGCACAAACCACCTTCGGCCGAGTCATGGTCGGCGGGCTAATGCTAATACTCTTTGTATATGTGTTTGTTAACATAGGTATGGTCAGTGGAATTTTACCTGTGGTTGGCGTACCTTTGCCTTTGGTCAGCTACGGAGGCTCGGCGCTGATAGTGCTGATGGCCGGGTTTGGTATCGTGATGTCGATACATACTCATCGAAAAATGTTATCTAAGAATTTATAG
- the rlpA gene encoding endolytic peptidoglycan transglycosylase RlpA — MRKEWLWIGIAGVLLSACTSQPPAPQQQVQQTYNGPVEEIGGAEPRYEPFNPNFNQDYKVNGQSYSIVKDPQNFSQVGLAAWYGEEANGNSTATGEIFDPNALTAAHPTLPIPSYVRVTNISNGRQIVVRVNDRGPYTPGRVIDLSKAAADRLNISNNTKVKIDFINVAPDGSLSGPGMVGTTIAKQSYALPSRPDLASSGMGTPIQQDAPAVSAPVRPIDNSHLSGADATQPVAPQSSGFLRASTPVPAGVLESSEPAASSEPVSPPVVANPGPVTSTTVTTSAAAAPSSGGYVVQVGALSDAGRAQTWQQSLSQQFGVPGKVATNGSVHRVQLGPFSSRQQAVELQQRLSSEAQQQSFVVAAP, encoded by the coding sequence ATGCGTAAGGAATGGCTTTGGATCGGCATCGCAGGCGTGCTGTTATCAGCATGTACCAGTCAACCCCCGGCACCCCAGCAACAAGTGCAGCAGACATATAATGGCCCGGTCGAAGAGATAGGCGGCGCAGAGCCACGATATGAGCCCTTTAATCCTAATTTTAATCAGGATTATAAAGTGAATGGCCAGTCCTACAGCATCGTCAAAGACCCGCAGAATTTCAGTCAGGTTGGTCTGGCCGCGTGGTATGGCGAAGAGGCTAACGGTAACTCCACGGCGACGGGTGAAATTTTTGACCCCAATGCATTGACGGCGGCTCACCCAACCTTGCCTATCCCAAGCTATGTGCGAGTCACTAACATTAGCAATGGTCGCCAAATTGTAGTGCGCGTAAATGACCGCGGCCCTTACACGCCAGGTCGAGTGATTGATTTATCTAAAGCTGCGGCTGACCGCCTAAATATTTCGAATAATACCAAGGTGAAGATTGATTTTATCAATGTGGCACCGGATGGCTCATTATCTGGCCCGGGTATGGTGGGGACCACCATCGCCAAGCAGAGTTATGCATTACCAAGCCGCCCGGATCTTGCCTCCAGCGGTATGGGCACCCCCATTCAGCAGGATGCTCCCGCAGTAAGCGCGCCTGTACGCCCTATCGATAATAGCCATTTATCCGGCGCAGATGCCACACAGCCGGTTGCACCGCAAAGCAGTGGGTTCCTGCGCGCGTCGACCCCAGTTCCGGCGGGTGTGCTGGAAAGCTCAGAACCCGCAGCCAGTTCAGAACCTGTCAGCCCACCGGTAGTTGCGAATCCCGGCCCTGTGACCTCGACTACGGTAACGACATCAGCCGCCGCAGCCCCATCATCTGGCGGCTATGTGGTTCAAGTGGGGGCATTGAGTGATGCAGGGCGAGCTCAAACCTGGCAACAAAGTCTGAGTCAACAATTTGGAGTCCCGGGAAAAGTGGCAACCAATGGAAGTGTCCACCGTGTTCAGCTTGGGCCATTCAGTAGTCGCCAACAAGCGGTTGAACTGCAACAGCGTCTGTCAAGTGAAGCTCAGCAGCAGTCATTTGTGGTCGCGGCCCCTTAA